The DNA segment TTCATCAAGCCGCTCTGAACTGCAATAACAATAGTACGCATCCCCCTGGGCAACCAGTTTTTCAGCTGCTTTTTTATAGTACTCTAATCGTTCAGACTGGCGATAGGGACCATATGCACCTGGTTTATCCGGCCCCTCATCCCAATCCATACCCAACCACTTTAAACTGTCCAGGATAACCTCAACTGCGCCATCGACAGTTCGCGCTGTATCGGTGTCTTCGATTCTGACAATAAAGCTGCCATTCTCGTGGCGGGCATATAACCAGTTAAACAGGGCGGTGCGGATATTTCCAACGTGCGGATAACCCGTTGGACTGGGTGCATAGCGCACCCTTACAGGTTTTTCAGACATTTTACTTTCCTTTGTCTTGAACAAATATTTCAAACCACTCAAATTGAGCAGTTTCTATCCGATGTTGGCTTCCGGTAACCGTAACTTCGGTTGTGGTATTTTAACTACCACGGTTAAAGCAATTTTATCGTGTAATCCCTGGCGGCGTTCATCAAACGCCAAGATTACAAAACCAATTCCCAGTGTCATAAAACATACCATATAGCCTAGAAAACGTACGATTGCACCCGAAAGAGTCAAAGGCGTACCGTCTTCTTTCAAAACCTTGACATTCATTACAATCTTCCCCGGAGTTTGCCCCCTCCAAAGCCAAAAAACCACACAATAGATAGCAGCAATCAGAACAGTTATACCAACAAAAGGATCGTGGTAAAAAAATGCATTCAACCATCCTTCAGAGTGCCAAGGCCGCGAGACCGAGAAAATCCAGCGCCACGGCGCCGTCAATACACAGTTCATGGAGCCAACAATCAATGCGTCAATTAAAAAAGCCCCAAGCCGCCGCCAGAATCCCGCATATTCAACGATAATCCTTTCTTCCTGTTCCAAACGCTCCCTCCTGGCCAGTTGTTTCGATTATAACACTGTTAATGGGGGAACTGCTATGAACGAATCTGTTTAAGTGCTTTCTCCAAGTCTTCCGGTAATCGGGCGGTAAATTCCAACTCTTCACCAGAAGACGGAAGCCTGAACACAATCTTGTAAGCATGCAAGAACTGCCTGGGGAGTATTATAGAGTTACTACCATATGTACAATCGCCAAAAATTGGATGACCAATAGCTGCCAAATGTACTCTTATTTGATGAGTTCTCCCGGTTTCCGGCATCACTTCAAGAAGTGTAAAATCATTTATATATTCCACTACCCGATAACCGGTACGCGCTTCCCGCCCGCTCCCGTTAGTAGTAATAGCCATCCGCTTCCGATGGCTTCGGTCTCTAACAATAGGCGCATCTATAAATCCGGATTCCGGGGAAAGATGCCCTCTTGCCAGGGCAATATAAGTTTTTTTAACTTGCCGGTTTTTAAACAAATTGGATAGATAAAGATGCGCCTTTGGGTGGCGCGCAATAATGATTAGGCCTGAGGTATCTTTGTCCAGTCGGTGAACAATACCGGGCCGTTCTGCATCTCCACAAGATATTTCCGAATTATAGCCCAAAATAGCATTTACAAGCGTTTTATCAGGGTGCCCGGGACCTGGGTGGACAGAAAGACCAGCCGGTTTATCTACGACAATAATATCTTTATCTTCGTACACAATGCTGAGCGGTATTTTCTGGGCAGTTAAATTTGTTGGGGTTGGTTCGGGTACCATTACGGTTATCTTATTACCTTCGGCAAGCCGGTAACTTGGCTTTGAAACAACACCATTCACCCGAACTAAACCATCTCTGATGAGCTTTTGTATACGCGCTCGGGAAAAGTCTTCCAATTTCCCGGCTACAGCTTTGTCCAGCCTTATACCGGCTGTATCGGCAATAAAGTTAAACCTGGCCTCCATTAGCGCCTTCCGTGTTTCTGTAATTGATTATAATCAACACGCCTAGCATTATTGCCCCTATCGATATTGCCGAATCTGCTACATTAAATGCAGGCCAGAAACTAAAATTGAGAAAATCCACAACAAATCCCAGGTTATAACGGTCTATAAGATTCCCTAAAGTCCCCGCACTGACAAGCCCCATAGCCAGCTTACCTGGCCAGGTATTCAGAAAGGGAATAATATCACGCATGTAAATAATAATCCCCAACATTATTAACAGGCTGATAGTGGAAAATATTGTAAAAAATATTGCTCCGTCCTGGAAAATCCCAAAGGATGCTCCGGTGTTCTGAAGATATGTCAGGCGGAAAAAACCTTCCGGCGGGCGTGATTCACCAACATAAAAATTTGTTCGGATGCAGAGCTTGGTAAGTTGATCCAATGGAACCAATATCAACACAGGTAAGAAATATGGACCTAATCCTTTTAATCGTGCTTTAAACTGCAAGGACTTTTCCTTCCTTCATTTGGCTGATTTACAATTGATGCATAGCCGGGCTTGGGGCAGAATTTCAAGTCTTTCATATACAATAGTCTGACCGCACTTTTCACACATGCCGTAGCTACCATCGTCAAACTTTTTTAACGCGTCTTCAATATCGTT comes from the Dehalococcoidales bacterium genome and includes:
- a CDS encoding RDD family protein, whose amino-acid sequence is MEQEERIIVEYAGFWRRLGAFLIDALIVGSMNCVLTAPWRWIFSVSRPWHSEGWLNAFFYHDPFVGITVLIAAIYCVVFWLWRGQTPGKIVMNVKVLKEDGTPLTLSGAIVRFLGYMVCFMTLGIGFVILAFDERRQGLHDKIALTVVVKIPQPKLRLPEANIG
- a CDS encoding RluA family pseudouridine synthase yields the protein MEARFNFIADTAGIRLDKAVAGKLEDFSRARIQKLIRDGLVRVNGVVSKPSYRLAEGNKITVMVPEPTPTNLTAQKIPLSIVYEDKDIIVVDKPAGLSVHPGPGHPDKTLVNAILGYNSEISCGDAERPGIVHRLDKDTSGLIIIARHPKAHLYLSNLFKNRQVKKTYIALARGHLSPESGFIDAPIVRDRSHRKRMAITTNGSGREARTGYRVVEYINDFTLLEVMPETGRTHQIRVHLAAIGHPIFGDCTYGSNSIILPRQFLHAYKIVFRLPSSGEELEFTARLPEDLEKALKQIRS
- the lspA gene encoding signal peptidase II, with translation MQFKARLKGLGPYFLPVLILVPLDQLTKLCIRTNFYVGESRPPEGFFRLTYLQNTGASFGIFQDGAIFFTIFSTISLLIMLGIIIYMRDIIPFLNTWPGKLAMGLVSAGTLGNLIDRYNLGFVVDFLNFSFWPAFNVADSAISIGAIMLGVLIIINYRNTEGANGGQV